CTCGCGGTTCATGGTCAGCTGGACGGCGCGGGCGGTGGGCACGACCCGGAATCCCTCGGCCTCCAGCTCCAGCAGCGTCTCGGTGGCGATCGCCTCGATCTCGGGGACGATGAGGTCGGGACGCTCCTGCTCGATCACCCGCCGCAGCTCCGCCCCGTCGAGCATGGAAAAACAGTGGGCGCGATCGGCCACCTGCATCGCCGGTGCATTCGCATAGCGGTCGCAGGCGATGACCTCGACGCCGAGGCGCTTGAGTTCGATCACGACCTCCTTGCCGAGTTCGCCGGCCCCGCAGAGCAGCACCTTGGTGGCCGAGGGGGTCAGAGCGGTTCCGAGTGTGGGCATGAGTACTCCGCATGGTTGGCGGTGGATGGGATGGGGGTGACATCCAGTGATGAGATTCCCCCGAAATTTCGTCTTACAAGGATAACGCAGACTGTCCGTCTGACTGGAGATGAAGAGGCGGAGGCCGGTGGTAGCGTATTACGCTAATAAAAATTATCATACAGCCCATATTGGCACCCAGCCGTGGCTGTATCAGGCCGGCATTCCCCATCGTCAAGGAACCTCTCCATGTACTCACGACGCTCGTCACCCGTTCAGGCCGCGCTCGTCATTCAGTGTCTGGCCTGGTCTGGGGCGTACGCGCAGGAAACGATCACGCTCGAGACCATCGAGGTCGGCGCCGAGCGGATCCTGACACCGACCAAGCAGGCTGAAGAAACCGTGTACACCGGTGCCGCCCTGACGACCAGGGGGATCGAGATCCAGGGCGCCAAGGCCGCGATGCAGGTCTGGGGGGCGATCGATCTGCTGCCGGGCGTGAGCGCCGAGCAACCGGACAGCCGCGGACTGGGGGTGGAGCAATCGAGCGTGCGTCTGCGCGGAGTGCGCAGTTCGCTGGGCACCCTCACCGTGGAAGGGGTGCCGAACTACGGCGGCAACCCCATCGGTCCGCGGGATTCTCTCTATGACCTGGAGAACATGGAGTCGATCTCCGTCTACAAGGGCGCGGCCCCGGCCGACATCGGCACCGGCGTCGGCACGCGCGGCGGGGCCATCGTCCTGCATCCCAAATGGCCCGGCGAGGAAGCCGGCGCCGCGCTGAGTCAGCGGCTGGGTGGGAATGACTTCACGCGCACCCACGCGCGGCTGGAATCCGGACGGTTGAACGCGAGCGGCACCCGGATCGCCGGCGCGGCCTCCTATTCGGAGGCGGACAAGTGGCGCGGCCCGGGGGATCTGGGGCCACGGATCAATGCCAATCTGGCGCTCGTCCAGCCGGTGAGCGAGGATCTCGAACTCAAGCTCTGGCTCAATCACAACGACCAGGAACAGCACCTCTACCGGGCGCTGACCTATGCGCAGGTCGCCGGGGCGGGGGCGGATCTGGATCTGGATCTCGACTTCAACGCCCGGCGCACCGGGAACGCGGCCGATGACATCCATTACTACGACTACAACCGCGGCGCCTACCTCAATACCGATCTGCTCTCGGTCCTGACCTACCGGCCCAGTTCGGACACCCGCTTCACCCTCAAGCCCTACTACGCCAACGAGGACGCCAAGATCCTCCAGGGCACCACGGCGAGCGGCGGACGGGTTCAGGAGCGCAACCGCGACATCGAGCGCTGGGGTCTGATCGCCGAGGCCGGCACCGAATTCCAGGGGATCTCCGCTCTGCTCGGGTATCACTATGAGCACACGGATATGGAGATTACCTCTGAGAATTACGCCATCACCCGCACCGGACTCAGTTATCGCGGCTACGGCGTGCTGGCGACCACCGGGACGACGCACATCCACAGCCCCTATGCCAAGCTCGCCGGCCGACTCGGTGCACTGAACTGGCAGGCCGGACTCAAATATTTCCAGTTCCAGGATGCTGCCAGCGACGGCTACACGACCGGCGGAGCGCCCGACTATGCCCTGGTGCGGGCATCCGACCTGGACCGCGAGGCGCGTTCCCATGACATCTGGCTGCCGTCGCTCGGCCTCTCCTACGACCTGACGCCCGAGACCCAGCTCTATGCCAGCTATGGGCGGGGATTCATCCGTCCCTATTCCTACATGCCCATCATCAATACCTACAGCAGCAACCGCGCACGCTTCCAGGCCGCCGGGGTCACGCTGAACGAGCTGTTCGCCGGCTATGACATGGAGGAGTCCGATACCCTGGATCTCGGCCTGCGCTTTCGCGGCGAGCGTTTTGAGATCATGCCGACGCTCTTCTTCGGCCAATACCGGAACCTCCTGACCAGCGTGTCCGACTCCCGCGTACTGGTCAACGGCAAGCCGGTGAGCTACCAGCAGAACATCGGCGAGGCCACGGGCTACGGGCTGGAGCTGGCGATCAATGCCTATGTCTCGGACGCTCTCACGCTCTATCTCAACCCGACCTATACCCGCCTGACCTACGACACGGATCTGACCTATCAGGGCACGACCCTCGACACCAAGGGCAAGCAGGTGGTCGACACGCCGGAGTGGATGGCGCGCGCGGGACTCATCTACCGGATCGGGGGCTTCGAGCTGCGCCCGGTGCTGCGCTACCTGGGCGAGCGTCATGGCGATTCCCGGCACGCCGAGTCGATCGACGCCGTGCTGCTCGCGGATCTGACCCTGAGCTACAGCACCGAGCGGCTGTGGCCGGGCCGGACGCTCAAGGCGTCGCTGGAACTGACCAACCTGTTCGACGAAGACTATGTCGCGGTGATCAACGCCTCGGACGACAGCCAGGGCGGAAGTGCCAGTTACTATCCGGGGGCGCCCTTCACGGCCATGCTGACGCTGGGGATCGAGCTGTGACAGCTTGCACGCGCCGACATGTCCTGGGTCTGTTGGTCGCCGGACTCGCCGCGCCCGTGTGGCGTTCGAGCAGCGCGGCTTCCGCCGAGCGGGTGCTGGCCGTCGGCCCAGGCGCGCTGCGGCTGTTGGCCTATCTGGAGGCGACCGAGCGTCTGGTCGGGTTGGAGGACATGGAGCGACGTCCGCTCTCGACCAGTAGCTATCGCTATGCGCTGCCGCCCGGATTGGCCGACCTGCCATCGATCGGACCCGGCGGTCCGGGCCGTCTGCCGGACCTGGAACAGCTATTGGCGCTGCGCCCGAATCTGGTCGCGACCGTCACCCTCGACGGCCAGCAGCTCCAGGCATTGCGCGAGCGCGCCGGACTCCGAGTGCTGCCGTTGAGCTATGGCGACACCGGCCTGCTGCGGATCGATGACCTGCTGACCTCGCTGCGTGCCTTGGCCGCCGCTCTGGGCCGGGAGGCACGCGCCGAGCAGCTGGCCGGATTCCTGACCGCCAACCTGGCCGAACTACGCGAGCGGCTGGCCGATGCCACGCCGGCGGCGGCCTATCTGGGCGGCGTCAGCCTCCAGGGTGCCCATGGCCTCACCAGCACCCAGTCGGGACATCTGCCGCTCGTCTGGGCGGGCGCCGACAATCTGGCGGACCGGGCTGGACCCACCGGGCATTTCTTCATCGACCGCGAACAGCTCCTGCTCTGGGATCCGCCGACGCTCTTCATCGATGGCGGCGGGCTGGCCGGTGTCCTGACCGAGTACGCCGAAAATCCCGGCTTCTACCAACGTCTGCAAGCGGTACGCGAAGGCCGGGTCTATCTGACCCTGCCCTTCAACGCCTATAACACCAATGTCGAGAACGCCCTGGCCAATGCCTGGATGATGGCCAGGGTGCTTCACCCCGCCGCCCTGGCGGATCTCGATGTGCCGACCCGGGCAGGCGCCATCATGCGGACCTTCCTCGGCGCAGACGTCATGCCGGCCCTGGCCCGCAACGGCCAGGGTCTGGGCCGGCTGGATCTGGAGACCGGACAGTGGACGCCGCTGTCCTGAGTGCGCCGCGCGCGGTCTTCCAGCGCCAGACCGGGCGGCGTCTGCTGACAGGTGTGGCGCTCCTGATCCTGCTGGCCGGACTGATGATCTATGCCCTGGGTCAGGGCAGTTATGCACTCACGCCCGAAGCCGTCCTGGCCGCGCTGTTCGGCGGCCCCGGAGCCGCCGATCCGGCGGCACACGTCATCTGGTCGATCCGTCTGCCGCGTCTGCTCGCGGCCCTGCTCGCCGGCATGAGCCTGGGTCTGGCGGGGGCTGTCATGCAGAGCGTGCTGCGCAATCCGCTCGCCTCGCCGATGACGCTCGGGGTCTCTCAGGGTGCAGCCCTGGGCGCCACCTGCGCCATCGTGCTGCTGGGTGCGGGCGAGCTGAACCGGCTGGGACCGAGCGCAGTGGTCATCCAGGAACCCTCTCTGGTGGTCGGCGCCGCCCTGATCGGGGGACTCGGAACCGCCGGCGCCATCCTGCTGCTGGCCCTGCTGCGCGGGTTGCGCCCCGAGGCGCTGGTGCTGGCCGGCATCGCGCTCGGGGCCTTCTCCAGCGCCGGAACCATGCTGGTGCAGTATTTCGCCACCGAGACCCAGGCGGCGGCGACCCTGTTCTGGACCTTCGGCGATCTCGGCAAGGCGGGTTGGCGCGAGGTCGCCTGGCTGGCGGCCATGCTCGTACCGCTGTTTCTGCTGCTGAAGCGCGCGGCCTGGTCGCTCAACGCCCTGGCCTGGGGCGAGGACAGCGCGCGCGCGCTCGGGGTGGCAGTCGGTCCACTGCGTCTGTGGGCACTGGCAGCGGGCGCCGTGCTTGCAGCGGTGGCCACGGCCTTCCTCGGCGTGATCGGCTTCGTCGGACTCATCGCGCCGCATCTGGTGCGCTTGCTGATCGGGGCCGACCATCGCTATCTGCTGCCCTACGCCGCGCTGGCGGGGGCGATCGTACTGCTCGGCGCCGATACCCTGGGCCGCCTGATCATCGCCCCCGTGGTGCTGCCGGTCGGGGCGGTCACGGCCATGCTCGGCGCGCCCCTGCTGCTGGCGCTGCTGCTGCGGCGGCGGAGTCACTGAGATGCTCGAGATCCGCGATCTCGGTCTGGGCTATGGCGAGCGTATCCTGGTGCGCGGGCTGGATCTGGCGGTGCCGGCGGGCGAGGTGCTGGCGGTACTCGGTCCGAACGGCGCGGGCAAGTCGACGCTGCTCAAGGCGCTGGCCCATCTGCTCCGACCCCGGACCGGAACCCTGCACCTGGACGGCGTTCCTCTCACCGGCCTTGGCCGCGCGACCCGGGCGCAGCGCGTCGCCTATCTGCCCCAGCAATCGCCGCCCGTGGCCGTCACCGTCTACGAGGCCGTTCTGCTCGGGCGTCTTCCGCATCTCGGCTGGCAGGTCGCGGACGCCGATCTGGCGCTGGTCGACGACATCCTCGCGCATCTCGGCCTGAGCGCCTTCGCCGGACGGCTCTGTACCGAACTCAGCGGCGGCGAGCTGCAAAAGGTGCTGATCGGACGCGCCTTGGCGCAGACGCCGCGCCTGCTGCTGCTCGACGAGCCGGTCAATCATCTGGATCTGGCCAATCAGCTCGAGGTGCTGGCCCTGATCCGGCAAACGGCCCGCGACCGCGATCTGGCCATCCTGGTGGTGCTGCACGACCTCAATCTGGCGCTGCGTTTCGCCGACCACTTCCTGCTGCTCGACGGTGCCGGCGGTCATGACGCCGGGGCCATGACGACCCTGACCCCGGAGCAGATCGAGCGGGTCTACCGGGTGTCGGTGGTCCGCCATGACTTGGCCGGGCATTCGCTCTTCATCCCCCGGTGAATCCCGTGACTGACGATACCCGCTGGCCGAGTGATCCCCTGCTCGAAACCCTGGCCCGCCGCGCGGTCGACGATCTGGCCAGACATCCGCTGGTCCTGGAGGATCTGAGCCTCGGCCAGCCCATCTCCTGGGCGCTGGTCCGCGACCGGAACGGACAGCGCGCGCTCGGCCTGGCCCTGACGCCGGCTGGCGAGTCCGGCTCGCCGGGGCCGCGCCATGCCGGGCTACCGCTCGACTGGAGCGAATGGCCGCTGCATGAGCTCCCCGGCCGGATCCTGGCCGACCATCCGCTGGAGCGCTGTCTCGCGCTGGCGGTCATCAACGCCATCTCGCAGCATCGTCTGGCGCGTGAGGGATTCGCCGGCGTCGAGACCACGGAGGTTCGCCCGAGTGTGGTGCGCTGGGTCAGGGAACAGGAGGTGCGCCGCGTGGTGGTCATCGGCAACATGGGACCGCTGGTGACCGGACTCGCCGAGGCGGGCGTTCCCCATGTGGTCTTCGAACGCAGCCCGGGCAATCGCGCCGGTGCCTTGCCCGACGCCCAGGAGTGGGCCTGGCTGCCCAGGGCCGATGGCCTCATCCTCACCGGCGCGACCCTGCTCAATCACACCCTGGCGCCGATCCTGGCGCTGGCGCGCGAGGCCCGTTTCAAATTGCTGGTCGGCTTCTCGGCCCAGGCGCACCCGGCGTTCCTGGCCGGATGCGGTGCCACGCACGTCTTCAGTCTGCACATCCGCCACATCGATCGGGTTCGCCGGCTGTTGCAAGTCGGCCACTGGAATTCCATGTTCGAGACCGAGATGGGCTATCTCGCTCGCCTCAATAGCGAGGCGTCGTCGCCTGACGTCATCTCAGACGGGGTGAGATGACTCCGCCTCCCTGATCACCGACCCGCTCTCCGTCAGTCGCGCGCCCCGCAGGGCGTTGACCAACACCCCGAGCGTGGTGCCGTTGTGCAGCAGCGCGCTGGCGACGGGCGAGAGCCGGCCCATGAGTGCGCCGGCCATGATGGCGGTGTTGATGCCGACGGTGGCATTGAAGTTGGTGCGGATGATGCGCATGGTGCCGAACGCGATCTCGCGCGCGTCGGCGACCGCGAGCAGACGATCGTCGGTGAGCACGATATCGGCACTCGCCCGCGCCAGATCCGCTCCGCGCGACATGGCGATCCCGACATCGGCCGCGACCAGCGCCGGGCCGTCGTTGATGCCGTCGCCGACGAAACCGACCTTGCGCCCCTCGCGCTGAAGCGCGGTGATGAGCGCCGCCTTCTCCTCCGGCCGCACCTCGCCGTGGACCTGGTCGAGCCGCAGCGTCCGCCCCAGCGCCTCCGCCTTCTCCTGACGATCGCCCGAGATCATCACCAGCCGCTCGATCCCGAGCGCACGCAGCCGCTCCAGGGTCGCCTCGGCGTCCGCGCGCAGGGTGTCGCGCAGCGCGATCAGACCCATGGGGCCATGCTCGCTGGCGACATAGAGCAGCGTCTTGCCTTCGTCGAGCAGGCGTTTGACCTGCATCTCGTGGGCGTCGAAGCGGATGCCTTCGTGCTCTTCCAGATAGTGGCGGCTACCGACGATGATCCGGCAGCAGTCGAGCTGGGCGTTGAGTCCATGGGCGACCATGTAGTCGACCTCGCCGTGCGAGATGTGCTGGAGGTCGCGCTCGCGCGCCGCCTCGACCACGGCCTGGGACAGGGGGTGGGTGGCATGTTCCTCGACCGAGGCGACCATGGCGAGCAGGGCTTCCTCCGACTCGCCGCAGCGCGGATCCAGCACCACGACATCGGTGACTTCCAGCTCGCTGTGGGTCAGGGTTCCGGTTTTGTCGAACACCAGGGTATCGATCTCGGCCAGACGCTCCATGGCCTCGCCGCCCTTGATCAGCACCCCATGGTTGGCCGCCTCGTAGAGACCGGACTTGAAGGCGACCGGGGTGCCGAGCTTGAGCGCGCAGGAATAGTCGACCAGGAACACCGACTGCACGCGCGTCAGATCGCGTGTCAGGGCATAGACGGCCGCCGCCGAGCCGAGCGTGAGATAGACCCGCTGGTCGGCCAGTTCGTCGGCCAGACGCTGGGTCTCGGAACTCTTGTCGAGCGATTCCTGGATGAAGCGGGCGACGCGGGCGGTGGTGGTGTCCTCGCCGACCCGGGTCGCCCGGATGCGCAACCGGCCCTCGACCAGCACCGAACCGGCGACCACGCGCTTGGGCGCCTCGCGCGCGACCGGCACGTCTTCGCCGGTGACGGCGGCCTGATTGACCAGGGCCGCGCCCTCGACCACGTAACCGTCGACCGGAATGGTCTCGCCGACACCGACGACCAGGGTCTCGCCGGCCTGCACCTGATCGCCCGGGATCTGGACGAGCTGTCCATCGCGCTCGACCCAGGCGAGGGTCGGCGCCGGGCGCAGCAACCGGCGCAGCAGACGGTCGGACTGCCGCTGGGTGCGTTCCTCCAGATACTCGCCGAGCGTGAGCAGGAGATCGGTGATATTCGCGGTGTAGAGCTTGCCGCGACTCGCCGACAGACCGACGGCCAGGGCGTCCAGCACCTCGACCTTGACGCCTTCGTGAATCAGGGTGTCCGCCCCCTTGACCAGCTTGGTGCCGATGTTCAGGTAGGTCGCCACATGCTGGGCCGGACGCGGCAGCAGCGGCAGCAGCAGGAGCGTCAGAACGTTGCGCACCAGCGGCGTGACGGACGGCTCGTCCGCCGGCTCGCGATGCGTCTCCAGCGGTTCTCCCGGCTTGAAATCGGCGAGTCTCGCCAGCAGCCGCTCCCGAGGGAGCAGGCGCGGGTCGAAGTCGATGGCGAGACTGCGCGCGGCGCGGTTGAGGCGCACGTCCAGGACGCCATCCAGCGATTCGAGCCAGTAGCGCAGCGGCTCACCGACGCTGGCCGCCGCCAGCGCCGGAACGCGCAGGCGCAGCCGGCCAGACAGCTCATGGAGGATGCGGTAGGGAACCGAGGTCATCCATCCTTGCTCTGCTGACTGTGATGCAGTTCCGCCGCCGCGTCGCCGAAGCGCTCCTTGACCTCCTCGATGCCACCCTGCAACAACGACCAGGTCTTGACGAGGCCCTTGATGGCTGTGCGCTGCACCTGCTCGTTGGTGACCAGATAGGTGACGGCGGCGCCGATCATCAGTCCCTTGAGGAAGCGGTCGTTGGGCAGGCTGAACAGCGAACGGTTGGGCTGTTGCTGTTGCTGATAGTAGGCTGGATGGGCATACGGATAGGCCGGCGGCATGCCGGGCTGAGCGGCACCCATGCCCTGCCCTTGTCCCTGTGACTGGCCCGGTCCCGGATAGCCGCCGGGGGTCTGACCGCCGGCGTACTGACCGGCGCCCGGAAACGGCTGATAGTTGTAATGGCTCATGCTGGATCTCCCGAAGTGGCTGGAGTCGTGGATGGAGTCGGGTCGGTGTCGGCGCTACGGCGTTTGACGAGGCCGCGCATCAGGAGCACCAGGGCGGCGCCGACCAGGACGCCGCCGACGCCCTCGACGAGCTTCTTTTTCACGCCGTGCTGATGGCGTTGCGGGCTGTATTGACTCATGAGGTCTCCTCACTGCCGGTCATCCGGCTCTGGATTCCATAGACGACCGCCGTGCCGATCAGGAACATGAGTCCCAGCCGGCCAAAACCCTGGTCGGAGACGCTGGAGGCGATGGCGCCCGCCGCCGCCGTGGCGACACCGCCGATGACGGCGGTACGGGTAGTCTCGACCAGCGCGCCCTGCGGGGTCTGGGTGCCGGACTGAAAACGCCGGATCTGTTGAGCCGCCGCCGCGCTGCCGGCAACGATGGCGCCGGTGGTCGCCAGACGCATCAGGGCCGCACAATCCGGAGCGGTCTGCGGGTGGGGTGGATAGACGGGGCCGGCCGGAACCGGGTAGTAGCGCGGTTCGTAGTGCGTGCTCATGCGCTCGAATCCTTGCCGCCGTTGCCGTTGGAGCCAAACAGCGCACTCTGGACCGAACCGCTGGTCAGCAGCAGCACGGCAGCGGCGCCGACCAGCGCGCCCTTCCAGAAGTCCGGGTCGTCGAAGTTCAGCATCTTGGAGATCGTGGACAACCCA
The sequence above is drawn from the Allochromatium vinosum DSM 180 genome and encodes:
- a CDS encoding TonB-dependent receptor, which gives rise to MYSRRSSPVQAALVIQCLAWSGAYAQETITLETIEVGAERILTPTKQAEETVYTGAALTTRGIEIQGAKAAMQVWGAIDLLPGVSAEQPDSRGLGVEQSSVRLRGVRSSLGTLTVEGVPNYGGNPIGPRDSLYDLENMESISVYKGAAPADIGTGVGTRGGAIVLHPKWPGEEAGAALSQRLGGNDFTRTHARLESGRLNASGTRIAGAASYSEADKWRGPGDLGPRINANLALVQPVSEDLELKLWLNHNDQEQHLYRALTYAQVAGAGADLDLDLDFNARRTGNAADDIHYYDYNRGAYLNTDLLSVLTYRPSSDTRFTLKPYYANEDAKILQGTTASGGRVQERNRDIERWGLIAEAGTEFQGISALLGYHYEHTDMEITSENYAITRTGLSYRGYGVLATTGTTHIHSPYAKLAGRLGALNWQAGLKYFQFQDAASDGYTTGGAPDYALVRASDLDREARSHDIWLPSLGLSYDLTPETQLYASYGRGFIRPYSYMPIINTYSSNRARFQAAGVTLNELFAGYDMEESDTLDLGLRFRGERFEIMPTLFFGQYRNLLTSVSDSRVLVNGKPVSYQQNIGEATGYGLELAINAYVSDALTLYLNPTYTRLTYDTDLTYQGTTLDTKGKQVVDTPEWMARAGLIYRIGGFELRPVLRYLGERHGDSRHAESIDAVLLADLTLSYSTERLWPGRTLKASLELTNLFDEDYVAVINASDDSQGGSASYYPGAPFTAMLTLGIEL
- a CDS encoding iron ABC transporter substrate-binding protein; amino-acid sequence: MTACTRRHVLGLLVAGLAAPVWRSSSAASAERVLAVGPGALRLLAYLEATERLVGLEDMERRPLSTSSYRYALPPGLADLPSIGPGGPGRLPDLEQLLALRPNLVATVTLDGQQLQALRERAGLRVLPLSYGDTGLLRIDDLLTSLRALAAALGREARAEQLAGFLTANLAELRERLADATPAAAYLGGVSLQGAHGLTSTQSGHLPLVWAGADNLADRAGPTGHFFIDREQLLLWDPPTLFIDGGGLAGVLTEYAENPGFYQRLQAVREGRVYLTLPFNAYNTNVENALANAWMMARVLHPAALADLDVPTRAGAIMRTFLGADVMPALARNGQGLGRLDLETGQWTPLS
- a CDS encoding FecCD family ABC transporter permease; the protein is MDAAVLSAPRAVFQRQTGRRLLTGVALLILLAGLMIYALGQGSYALTPEAVLAALFGGPGAADPAAHVIWSIRLPRLLAALLAGMSLGLAGAVMQSVLRNPLASPMTLGVSQGAALGATCAIVLLGAGELNRLGPSAVVIQEPSLVVGAALIGGLGTAGAILLLALLRGLRPEALVLAGIALGAFSSAGTMLVQYFATETQAAATLFWTFGDLGKAGWREVAWLAAMLVPLFLLLKRAAWSLNALAWGEDSARALGVAVGPLRLWALAAGAVLAAVATAFLGVIGFVGLIAPHLVRLLIGADHRYLLPYAALAGAIVLLGADTLGRLIIAPVVLPVGAVTAMLGAPLLLALLLRRRSH
- a CDS encoding ABC transporter ATP-binding protein, which translates into the protein MLEIRDLGLGYGERILVRGLDLAVPAGEVLAVLGPNGAGKSTLLKALAHLLRPRTGTLHLDGVPLTGLGRATRAQRVAYLPQQSPPVAVTVYEAVLLGRLPHLGWQVADADLALVDDILAHLGLSAFAGRLCTELSGGELQKVLIGRALAQTPRLLLLDEPVNHLDLANQLEVLALIRQTARDRDLAILVVLHDLNLALRFADHFLLLDGAGGHDAGAMTTLTPEQIERVYRVSVVRHDLAGHSLFIPR
- a CDS encoding Rossmann-like domain-containing protein; amino-acid sequence: MTDDTRWPSDPLLETLARRAVDDLARHPLVLEDLSLGQPISWALVRDRNGQRALGLALTPAGESGSPGPRHAGLPLDWSEWPLHELPGRILADHPLERCLALAVINAISQHRLAREGFAGVETTEVRPSVVRWVREQEVRRVVVIGNMGPLVTGLAEAGVPHVVFERSPGNRAGALPDAQEWAWLPRADGLILTGATLLNHTLAPILALAREARFKLLVGFSAQAHPAFLAGCGATHVFSLHIRHIDRVRRLLQVGHWNSMFETEMGYLARLNSEASSPDVISDGVR
- a CDS encoding heavy metal translocating P-type ATPase — encoded protein: MTSVPYRILHELSGRLRLRVPALAAASVGEPLRYWLESLDGVLDVRLNRAARSLAIDFDPRLLPRERLLARLADFKPGEPLETHREPADEPSVTPLVRNVLTLLLLPLLPRPAQHVATYLNIGTKLVKGADTLIHEGVKVEVLDALAVGLSASRGKLYTANITDLLLTLGEYLEERTQRQSDRLLRRLLRPAPTLAWVERDGQLVQIPGDQVQAGETLVVGVGETIPVDGYVVEGAALVNQAAVTGEDVPVAREAPKRVVAGSVLVEGRLRIRATRVGEDTTTARVARFIQESLDKSSETQRLADELADQRVYLTLGSAAAVYALTRDLTRVQSVFLVDYSCALKLGTPVAFKSGLYEAANHGVLIKGGEAMERLAEIDTLVFDKTGTLTHSELEVTDVVVLDPRCGESEEALLAMVASVEEHATHPLSQAVVEAARERDLQHISHGEVDYMVAHGLNAQLDCCRIIVGSRHYLEEHEGIRFDAHEMQVKRLLDEGKTLLYVASEHGPMGLIALRDTLRADAEATLERLRALGIERLVMISGDRQEKAEALGRTLRLDQVHGEVRPEEKAALITALQREGRKVGFVGDGINDGPALVAADVGIAMSRGADLARASADIVLTDDRLLAVADAREIAFGTMRIIRTNFNATVGINTAIMAGALMGRLSPVASALLHNGTTLGVLVNALRGARLTESGSVIREAESSHPV
- a CDS encoding magnetosome protein MamC, translated to MSTHYEPRYYPVPAGPVYPPHPQTAPDCAALMRLATTGAIVAGSAAAAQQIRRFQSGTQTPQGALVETTRTAVIGGVATAAAGAIASSVSDQGFGRLGLMFLIGTAVVYGIQSRMTGSEETS